The following are encoded in a window of Magnetospirillum sp. 15-1 genomic DNA:
- the secG gene encoding preprotein translocase subunit SecG yields the protein MDVFPIILVIHLILAVALVGAILLQRSEGGALGIGGGGGGGLMTGRAAGNLLTRTTAILATSFFVTSLALALLANSRTGGGSPFDKLNNTTAVPAAPAVPAEPAAPSAPLSR from the coding sequence ATGGACGTCTTTCCGATCATCCTCGTTATTCACCTGATCCTCGCCGTGGCGCTGGTGGGAGCCATCCTGCTGCAGCGGAGCGAGGGCGGGGCCCTTGGTATCGGGGGCGGCGGTGGTGGCGGGCTGATGACCGGCCGGGCGGCCGGCAATCTGCTGACGCGGACCACCGCCATTCTGGCGACCTCGTTCTTCGTGACCAGCCTGGCGCTGGCCTTGCTGGCCAATTCGCGCACCGGCGGCGGCTCACCGTTCGACAAGCTGAACAATACCACGGCCGTTCCCGCCGCTCCGGCGGTACCGGCCGAGCCTGCCGCTCCTAGCGCGCCGTTGTCGCGCTAG
- the tpiA gene encoding triose-phosphate isomerase — MTTRRKLIAGNWKMNGLKADGLALAKGLADKLASASPDCDMLVCPPFTLIAPVADALAGSKLAVGGQDCHAKTSGAHTGDTSPAMLADLGCKYAIVGHSERRTDHAETDAVVKAKAVAAQAAGLVAIVCIGETLAQRDAGQTIEVNRSQLNGSLPEGANAANTVIAYEPVWAIGTGRVATPAQAQEVHAAIRAELVKLVGSEQAGKMRILYGGSMKPDNARELLALPDVDGGLIGGAALKVADFWAIAESC; from the coding sequence ATGACCACTCGACGCAAGCTGATCGCCGGTAACTGGAAGATGAACGGCCTCAAGGCCGACGGTCTGGCCCTGGCCAAGGGGCTCGCCGACAAGCTGGCTTCCGCCTCGCCCGATTGCGACATGCTGGTCTGTCCGCCCTTCACCCTGATCGCTCCCGTCGCCGATGCGCTGGCCGGCTCCAAGCTGGCGGTGGGCGGCCAGGATTGCCATGCCAAGACCTCGGGCGCCCATACCGGCGACACTTCGCCGGCCATGCTGGCCGATCTGGGCTGCAAGTACGCCATCGTCGGCCATTCCGAGCGCCGCACCGACCACGCCGAGACCGACGCGGTGGTCAAGGCCAAGGCGGTCGCCGCCCAGGCCGCCGGGCTGGTGGCCATCGTCTGTATCGGCGAGACCCTGGCCCAGCGCGATGCCGGCCAGACCATCGAGGTCAACCGCTCGCAGTTGAACGGTTCGCTGCCCGAAGGCGCCAATGCCGCCAACACCGTCATCGCCTACGAGCCGGTGTGGGCCATCGGCACCGGCCGCGTCGCCACTCCCGCCCAGGCGCAGGAAGTGCATGCCGCCATCCGCGCCGAGCTGGTCAAGCTGGTCGGGTCGGAGCAGGCCGGCAAGATGCGCATCCTCTACGGCGGCTCCATGAAGCCTGACAACGCCAGGGAATTGCTGGCCCTGCCCGATGTGGACGGCGGCCTGATCGGCGGCGCGGCCCTCAAGGTCGCGGATTTCTGGGCCATCGCCGAGAGCTGCTGA